A segment of the Daphnia pulex isolate KAP4 chromosome 10, ASM2113471v1 genome:
CATTCGTCAtctggaaaaatatatatttattgaataagtattcaatttgattgtcTTCTACTATTCGCGGTTTCACACATGAGCtaactttaatttaattttaccttGTTCTTGATTTTTCGGAGGAGGCTGTGGTACTGATACCGCTAGAACAACTCCAGGAGAACCTCTAGCTTTTTCTTTGGTACCTTACAAAATAAAGTATGAGCCTATACTTTAACTgtatcaatttttaattttgatggaGGTGTTTCTGAGAGGCAAAATCAGCACACCTTGTTGCGGCGGAACTTTTGGTTTGACATTGGCCTGTGGTTGAGCAGCACCGACTCCTGATGACATACCTTGTGCTCTATTTTTGAAAGCTTGAAATTGAGCACCttgaaacataaattttagTCAATACATTATTTGGTggcaaagaaatcaaaaaattcttacTCAATTGTTTTATATGTACTAGCAGTCGGGAAAGATGATTCAAATACTCTTCCTGCAAAAAGAGATTTTATGCACAACTTAAGGTTTATCATTAAAATTGTATAAATGGGAAAAACTGAATACTTTGTTGTTGGACTTgtcaaagaaatgattttccaTTTCACAGGCGGACTTTGTGGTAGGATTTCCGGATATCCACATGGCTCCTTCACTGTATgtatggaaattaaaaataaaacatttaaatacaAAGCTAATGTTTCAGGTAGTTATACAAGACATACATTTTAGCGATGACATTCTGCCGAAATTCTGAACTTTTCCAGTCCTctaggaaaaatataattatttatatttataatatgGTGGACCATTTTTCATCAGGGTCAAATTTGATTAACCTTCTTCTTGTGGATCGCTTGTTTGAGCAATAGTTTGTGATTCAGCAACATCAGCCCTTGGCGTAACCTTGGTTTTTGGTTCAGTACCTCAGACAATAAATGTTTAGtctacaaaatattttaaatttatgttagAAGTTTCTTTACTTAGCCCTTGTATATGGGTCATCAACCAAACGTgataattcaaataatcttCCTACAGTAGaaagattgattgatttcacaTTTGCATTAAACTCAGTCATATTCGCTTTGGAATATAGTTTTATCACGAAAATTTATGGCTGCAAAGTATTTACTTTGGTGCTGGCTCTTTCAAACgaataaatttccatttcgctTGCGGTCCTAGTTGTGGGATTTCCCCATTGCCGTATGGCTTCTTCACTGAAATAGTAGAAAATACACAATTTACCCAAATGTTAAATACCCAGACTTGTAAGGATTCAAGTCTTGCTACAATACTTACATGGTGTCAATGAAGTTTTGCCGAATTGTAGGGTTTTTCCAGTCATCTGTAGCCATTTTTCGCATAAATGTCTATCAACGATCGTTTAATTAAGATGTAACTCTCTGGACTTCTTTCTGCAAGTCTGCAGACCAAAATAGAAATTCCACGTGCCTCGTGTAGACGACCATAACACAGACACCTAGCGATAAGAAATTCAACTACGATTCACGCCCTCTAGGCCTTCAGTGTTGCACtcatgaaaatattaaaataagcattttctttaaaattccttttcggaaaacaaatacaacaacaTATATAACACAACACatacaacataaaaaaaagtggttgaataaaataaattgaattcaatattgatttttatttgtatttatttgttcTTACCTTTCTCTTCCCTGTTCGACCGGACCGCAGGTTAATATCAGGTGAATCCGGGTGAATCCCCCGTCTCAAAATAAACGATAGATTGTCCATAGTCACgtctaaaacaaataatgttgCAACTATAAAGTgacattcaaatttcaaatggaaaacttATCTTATTTTGACAGGGATTATATCAACACAGAGACTCGTTTAtctcaattttattattgaccTTTAAATTAAATCCCAAGGACATCAATGATGATGGACACTTGacagcttcttcttccctgTTGTGTTTCAATGACAACTGTATTTGCGTGTTGCGCGCGTTGGGACAACGATAAAACGAATCATTGAAGGTCTCCTTACTAGACTTGATAAGAAATAGCTTGAAAGGGTCGGTCtaagtaaaaacaaacatgcGCTTGCGTTTGGTTTAGCCGAGACTGACTAGCCTATCAAGAAGTAAAGCTGGCAGAGTAAAAACTagtaaagttattttttaaccccctccccccttccccCAAGTTTCAAAAGGTTATCTTCTTGTGAGAGAGATATAGATATTCGGTATCTGAATTATATGGCTTTCGTTGACGTTgaagctttttaaaaagtaagcCCAATAAATGAGAACGCATCGCTTGGACGAATCCAGTTCAAACGTTGATCAAAAGTTAAGCGAAAAATGGTACACTTCTACACCGGGCCATTATTTATCAAGACAGgactatttttgattttgatgtgTTTCAGTACATCATCCGCTGGAACCATCGTTTCCTTGGAAGACAGATTAAAAGAAGTGGAAATCAAGCTGGAGACGGAAGTTTAtcaactgaaagaaaaaaatattcaacttGAAGAGAAAGTAACGCAATTAGAGTCCAAAAATGCCCAACTGGAAAATAAAgtccaaaaacaagaaacaattttgacTTCCCTGTTGCTTCAATCCAGACAACCAAAACCACAAACTGAGTCAGAAATAGTTTCAAATAATCGCCCAAATTTAATTCAGTCAATTGCAAAGAGTGCTGCAATGCCAAGGACGTGTCGCGAACTTTGGATGGCGAATCCTTCTCTTCAGTCCGGAATGCACTGGATCGATCCGGACGGCCAAGGCGTCGGCGATAACCCGATCTACGTTTACTGCGACATGACGTCGGgtaaaatagattttaaaattaaatcttttctctgaattcaaaataattaaacagtgtTTCCGTAACAGGATCTACATCCATTCTACACGACAGTGAATCCCCTATCGACGTGGGTCATTGCGCTGATCCTGGATGTTATTCACGATCTATCAATTACAACGCGTCCATCAGGCAGATAAAAGCGTTAGTTGAGTTATCATCCGAATGTCACCAGTCGATTAAGGTAAATTATTCGTTGATGAAAGTGAAATGAACTTCTTCAATTTCCCTGGTCATTCCAGTACGATTGCTACTACGCCCTTTTCGAATTTGTTGCCATCCCCTACGCCTGGTGGAACGACAGAGACGGAAATCCCCAATACTTTTGGGCTGGAGATAACACGGAGGGAAGTCACACCTGCCAGTGCGGAATCGATGGCAATTGCGTCGATTCTTCCACCAAGTGCAACTGTGATG
Coding sequences within it:
- the LOC124205917 gene encoding mediator of RNA polymerase II transcription subunit 15-like isoform X1 is translated as MRKMATDDWKNPTIRQNFIDTIEEAIRQWGNPTTRTASEMEIYSFERASTKEDYLNYHVWLMTHIQGLSTEPKTKVTPRADVAESQTIAQTSDPQEEEDWKSSEFRQNVIAKIEGAMWISGNPTTKSACEMENHFFDKSNNKEEYLNHLSRLLVHIKQLSAQFQAFKNRAQGMSSGVGAAQPQANVKPKVPPQQGTKEKARGSPGVVLAVSVPQPPPKNQEQDDEWKTFRFRQNVITKIGEVIRQSGNPTSKSASDMEFHFFQRSNNKEEYLQYLARLLVHIKGLTNVVMDSH
- the LOC124205917 gene encoding uncharacterized protein LOC124205917 isoform X2 gives rise to the protein MRKMATDDWKNPTIRQNFIDTIEEAIRQWGNPTTRTASEMEIYSFERASTKEDYLNYHVWLMTHIQGLSTEPKTKVTPRADVAESQTIAQTSDPQEEEDWKSSEFRQNVIAKIEGAMWISGNPTTKSACEMENHFFDKSNNKEEYLNHLSRLLVHIKQLSAQFQAFKNRAQGMSSGVGAAQPQANVKPKVPPQQEKARGSPGVVLAVSVPQPPPKNQEQDDEWKTFRFRQNVITKIGEVIRQSGNPTSKSASDMEFHFFQRSNNKEEYLQYLARLLVHIKGLTNVVMDSH
- the LOC124205913 gene encoding uncharacterized protein LOC124205913 is translated as MVHFYTGPLFIKTGLFLILMCFSTSSAGTIVSLEDRLKEVEIKLETEVYQLKEKNIQLEEKVTQLESKNAQLENKVQKQETILTSLLLQSRQPKPQTESEIVSNNRPNLIQSIAKSAAMPRTCRELWMANPSLQSGMHWIDPDGQGVGDNPIYVYCDMTSGSTSILHDSESPIDVGHCADPGCYSRSINYNASIRQIKALVELSSECHQSIKYDCYYALFEFVAIPYAWWNDRDGNPQYFWAGDNTEGSHTCQCGIDGNCVDSSTKCNCDAAAPIQLVDDGVITNKNVLPVTRLNFGRTQLETSSGIHTLGRFECSGTVALTKMPTSCEDLLLIGHTLNGFYSIMGSTMMESIYCDFTKLPDDTGFQKWIGYADVKSAPVHFYVQRNSSFTAGTTPIPFELARVNEGNAFNLTSGKFTAPRPGTYFFSFTGLASFPASTLPYDVFLEVGLYLNGGRIGLGRVEETNTYDNQWSPLTLQSTLNLKLGDRVWLQIIIFSTGVYLYDSSSHYTHFTGFMLEEEIVASL